One segment of Hippopotamus amphibius kiboko isolate mHipAmp2 chromosome 4, mHipAmp2.hap2, whole genome shotgun sequence DNA contains the following:
- the AKAP5 gene encoding A-kinase anchor protein 5 — protein MEITVSEIQVESKEEKRSAEVSPQDERQEENASMLCFKRRKKAAKAMQPKAGSEAADAAGKCPPEAGASDQPQPPGGAWASIKRLVTRSKRSDSSKQQKPFEAKVQPEVNAEDANISKKKAKSRLKIPCIKFSKGEKRSNHSKIIEDSDCSIKAQREAESFDTKTLTQSDDQATKTKSTQDVREAVSQKEGDEVCDNSITSGEKVISVALELETGHSAIQTGTLILEEDIETLEEKESVQPQQVSPLETSDTEHQLPLVPDAPPSPAVPDQQILEEARNSVLESGLDWKDHESREIVAEESKPKDTELSQESDFQENEITAEKSKPEESRRMEPIAIIITDTEISEFDVKKSKNVPKQFLISIENEQVFATDSGFESRTSEQYETLLIETASSLVKNAIQLSIEQLVNEMASDDNTINNLLQ, from the coding sequence ATGGAGATCACAGTTTCTGAAATACAAGTAGAGAGCAAGGAAGAGAAGAGATCAGCAGAAGTTAGTCCTCAGgatgagaggcaggaggaaaacgCATCAATGCTTTGcttcaagagaagaaagaaagcagcCAAAGCAATGCAGCCCAAAGCTGGCTCTGAAGCTGCTGATGCAGCAGGGAAGTGTCCCCCAGAAGCAGGAGCTTCTGATCAGCCACAGCCCCCCGGGGGGGCCTGGGCCTCCATCAAACGCCTTGTAACACGCAGCAAAAGGTCAGATTCTTCAAAGCAGCAAAAGCCCTTTGAGGCTAAAGTGCAACCTGAAGTCAATGCTGAGGATGCtaatatttctaagaaaaaggcaaaatccAGACTCAAGATTCCCTGCATAAAATTCTccaaaggggagaaaagaagTAATCATTCCAAAATTATAGAAGACTCAGACTGCAGTATCAAAGCCCAACGAGAGGCTGAAAGTTTTGATACAAAAACTCTGACTCAATCAGATGACCAGGCAACAAAGACCAAGTCAACTCAGGATGTAAGGGAGGCTGTCTCACAGAAAGAAGGTGATGAGGTCTGTGACAACAGCATAACCTCTGGAGAGAAAGTGATTTCAGTAGCACTTGAGTTAGAAACGGGACATTCTGCTATTCAGACAGGAACTCTAATCCTTGAAGAAGATATTGAAACacttgaggaaaaagaaagcgTTCAACCTCAGCAAGTAAGCCCACTGGAAACTTCAGACACAGAACATCAGCTCCCACTGGTTCCTGATGCTCCTCCCTCACCTGCAGTCCCAGATCAACAAATTCTGGAAGAAGCCAGAAACAGTGTCCTAGAAAGTGGACTAGATTGGAAAGACCATGAAAGTAGAGAGATTGTTGCTGAGGAGAGTAAACCAAAAGATACTGAATTGAGCCAGGAATcagattttcaagaaaatgaGATCACTGCAGAAAAATCCAAAccagaagaaagcagaagaaTGGAGCCAATTGCTATTATCATCACAGACACTGAAATCAGTGAATTTGATGTTAAGAAATCTAAAAACGTCCCTAAGCAATTCTTAATTTCAATTGAAAATGAGCAAGTTTTTGCTACTGATAGTGGTTTTGAGAGTAGAACTTCAGAACAATATGAAACACTCTTAATAGAAACAGCTTCTTCTCTTGTCAAGAATGCTATCCAATTGTCTATAGAACAGCTGGTTAATGAAATGGCCTCTGATGATAATACAATAAACAATCTTCTACAGTGA